From Carettochelys insculpta isolate YL-2023 chromosome 8, ASM3395843v1, whole genome shotgun sequence, a single genomic window includes:
- the FIGN gene encoding fidgetin isoform X1 — protein MWAITPVEFCIQLISGLKMQWTPEHAQWPEQHFDITSTTRSPAHKVEAYRGHLQRTYQYAWANDDISALTASNLLKKYAEKYSGILEGPADRPILSNYSEAPSALVNGRKNENEPWQPSLNSESVYPMNCVPDVITASKAGVSTALPPADVSASIGSSPGVASNLTEPSYSSSTCGSHTVPSLHSGLPSQEYATGYNGSYLHSSYSGQPAPALPSPHPSPLHSSGLLQPPPPPPALVPGYNGTSNLSGYSYPSATYPPQTAVGPGYSPGGAPPPSAYLPSGIPAPTPLPPTTVPGYTYQSHGLTPIAPSALTNSSASSLKRKAFYMAGQGEMDSSYGNYSYGQQRSTQSPMYRMPDNSISNANRGNGFDRSAETSSLAFKPTKQLMSSEQQRKFSSQSSRALTPPSYSTAKNSLGSRTSESFGKYASPVMNDHGDEHRQLLPHPMQGPGLRAATSSNHSVDEQLKNTDTHLIDLVTNEIINQGPPVDWNDIAGLDLVKAVIKEEVLWPVLRSDAFSGLTALPRSILLFGPRGTGKTLMGRCIASQLGATFFKITGSGLVTKWLGEGEKIVHASFLVARCRQPSVIFVSDIDMLLSSQVSEEHSPVNRMRTEFLMQLDTVLTSAEDQIIVICATSKPEEIDESLRRYFMKRLLIPLPDSTARHQIIVQLLSQHNYCLNDKEVALLVQRTEGFSGLDVAHLCQEAVVGPLHAMPATDLSAIMPSQLRPVTYQDFENAFCKIQPSISQKELDTYVEWNKMFGCSQ, from the coding sequence GCTTGAAGATGCAGTGGACGCCGGAGCATGCCCAGTGGCCAGAACAGCACTTTGATATCACTTCAACTACCCGGTCTCCCGCCCACAAGGTGGAAGCATACCGCGGTCACCTCCAGCGCACCTATCAGTATGCCTGGGCCAATGATGACATCTCTGCTTTGACTGCTTCTAATCTATTGAAAAAATATGCAGAAAAGTATTCTGGTATTTTAGAAGGTCCAGCCGACCGTCCCATCCTTAGTAACTATTCCGAAGCTCCATCGGCACTGGTGAATGGTCGGAAGAATGAAAATGAACCCTGGCAGCCTTCTTTGAACTCAGAGAGTGTTTATCCTATGAACTGTGTTCCAGACGTTATTACTGCCAGCAAAGCTGGAGTAAGTACAGCCCTCCCTCCAGCAGATGTCTCTGCCAGTATAGGGAGCTCACCTGGGGTGGCCAGTAACCTGACAGAACCTAGTTATTCTAGTAGTACCTGCGGAAGTCATACGGTACCTAGTCTTCATTCAGGGCTCCCATCTCAGGAATATGCCACCGGATACAATGGCTCTTATTTGCATAGTAGTTACAGTGGTCAGCCCGCACCCGCACTTCCATCACCTCATCCATCCCCTTTGCATAGCTCTGGCCTCTTACAAcctccgccaccaccaccagccctagTTCCAGGCTACAACGGGACTTCTAACCTCTCCGGTTACAGCTACCCATCTGCTACTTACCCTCCTCAAACTGCTGTTGGGCCTGGGtacagccctgggggtgccccaCCTCCCTCAGCATACCTGCCTTCAGGAATTCCTgctcccacacctctcccccctaCCACCGTACCTGGCTACACCTACCAGAGTCACGGTTTGACACCCATTGCACCGTCGGCTCTGACAAACAGTTCTGCAAGTTCTCTCAAAAGAAAAGCTTTCTATATGGCAGGGCAAGGAGAAATGGACTCCAGTTATGGAAATTACAGCTATGGCCAACAGAGATCTACACAGAGTCCCATGTACAGAATGCCCGACAACAGCATTTCAAATGCAAACAGGGGGAATGGCTTTGACAGAAGTGCTGAAACATCATCTTTAGCATTTAAGCCAACAAAGCAGCTAATGTCCTCTGAGCAGCAAAGGAAATTCAGCAGCCAGTCCAGCAGGGCTCTGACACCCCCTTCCTATAGTACTGCTAAAAATTCATTGGGCTCAAGAACAAGTGAATCTTTTGGGAAGTATGCCTCCCCCGTAATGAATGACCATGGGGATGAGCATAGGCAGCTCCTCCCTCACCCAATGCAAGGCCCGGGACTTCGTGCAGCTACCTCATCCAACCACTCTGTGGACGAGCAACTGAAGAATACTGATACACACCTCATTGACCTTGTAACCAATGAGATTATCAACCAAGGACCTCCTGTCGACTGGAATGACATTGCTGGCCTAGATTTGGTAAAGGCTGTCATTAAAGAGGAGGTTTTATGGCCGGTGTTGAGGTCAGATGCATTCAGTGGACTGACTGCTCTACCTCGGAGCATCCTTTTATTTGGACCTCGGGGAACAGGCAAAACATTAATGGGTAGATGTATAGCTAGTCAGCTAGGGGCCACGTTTTTCAAAATCACTGGCTCTGGGCTTGTCACAAAGTGGCtaggggaaggagaaaaaattgTTCATGCTTCCTTCCTCGTGGCAAGGTGTCGCCAGCCCTCAGTGATTTTTGTTAGTGACATTGATATGCTTCTTTCGTCTCAAGTGAGTGAAGAACACAGTCCAGTAAATCGGATGAGAACCGAGTTCCTTATGCAGCTGGACACTGTTCTAACTTCTGCTGAGGACCAAATAATAGTAATTTGCGCCACAAGTAAACCAGAGGAAATAGATGAATCTCTTCGAAGGTACTTCATGAAACGACTTTTAATCCCACTTCCTGACAGCACAGCGCGGCACCAGATAATAGTACAACTGCTCTCACAGCACAATTACTGTCTCAATGACAAGGAGGTTGCACTGCTTGTCCAGCGTACAGAAGGCTTTTCTGGACTGGACGTGGCTCATTTGTGTCAGGAAGCCGTGGTAGGCCCACTCCATGCCATGCCAGCCACAGACCTTTCAGCCATTATGCCCAGCCAGCTGAGGCCAGTTACATATCAAGACTTTGAAAATGCTTTCTGCAAGATACAGCCTAGCATATCtcaaaaagagcttgatacatatGTTGAATGGAACAAAATGTTTGGGTGCAGTCAGTGA
- the FIGN gene encoding fidgetin isoform X2, with protein sequence MISSTSVYGLKMQWTPEHAQWPEQHFDITSTTRSPAHKVEAYRGHLQRTYQYAWANDDISALTASNLLKKYAEKYSGILEGPADRPILSNYSEAPSALVNGRKNENEPWQPSLNSESVYPMNCVPDVITASKAGVSTALPPADVSASIGSSPGVASNLTEPSYSSSTCGSHTVPSLHSGLPSQEYATGYNGSYLHSSYSGQPAPALPSPHPSPLHSSGLLQPPPPPPALVPGYNGTSNLSGYSYPSATYPPQTAVGPGYSPGGAPPPSAYLPSGIPAPTPLPPTTVPGYTYQSHGLTPIAPSALTNSSASSLKRKAFYMAGQGEMDSSYGNYSYGQQRSTQSPMYRMPDNSISNANRGNGFDRSAETSSLAFKPTKQLMSSEQQRKFSSQSSRALTPPSYSTAKNSLGSRTSESFGKYASPVMNDHGDEHRQLLPHPMQGPGLRAATSSNHSVDEQLKNTDTHLIDLVTNEIINQGPPVDWNDIAGLDLVKAVIKEEVLWPVLRSDAFSGLTALPRSILLFGPRGTGKTLMGRCIASQLGATFFKITGSGLVTKWLGEGEKIVHASFLVARCRQPSVIFVSDIDMLLSSQVSEEHSPVNRMRTEFLMQLDTVLTSAEDQIIVICATSKPEEIDESLRRYFMKRLLIPLPDSTARHQIIVQLLSQHNYCLNDKEVALLVQRTEGFSGLDVAHLCQEAVVGPLHAMPATDLSAIMPSQLRPVTYQDFENAFCKIQPSISQKELDTYVEWNKMFGCSQ encoded by the coding sequence GCTTGAAGATGCAGTGGACGCCGGAGCATGCCCAGTGGCCAGAACAGCACTTTGATATCACTTCAACTACCCGGTCTCCCGCCCACAAGGTGGAAGCATACCGCGGTCACCTCCAGCGCACCTATCAGTATGCCTGGGCCAATGATGACATCTCTGCTTTGACTGCTTCTAATCTATTGAAAAAATATGCAGAAAAGTATTCTGGTATTTTAGAAGGTCCAGCCGACCGTCCCATCCTTAGTAACTATTCCGAAGCTCCATCGGCACTGGTGAATGGTCGGAAGAATGAAAATGAACCCTGGCAGCCTTCTTTGAACTCAGAGAGTGTTTATCCTATGAACTGTGTTCCAGACGTTATTACTGCCAGCAAAGCTGGAGTAAGTACAGCCCTCCCTCCAGCAGATGTCTCTGCCAGTATAGGGAGCTCACCTGGGGTGGCCAGTAACCTGACAGAACCTAGTTATTCTAGTAGTACCTGCGGAAGTCATACGGTACCTAGTCTTCATTCAGGGCTCCCATCTCAGGAATATGCCACCGGATACAATGGCTCTTATTTGCATAGTAGTTACAGTGGTCAGCCCGCACCCGCACTTCCATCACCTCATCCATCCCCTTTGCATAGCTCTGGCCTCTTACAAcctccgccaccaccaccagccctagTTCCAGGCTACAACGGGACTTCTAACCTCTCCGGTTACAGCTACCCATCTGCTACTTACCCTCCTCAAACTGCTGTTGGGCCTGGGtacagccctgggggtgccccaCCTCCCTCAGCATACCTGCCTTCAGGAATTCCTgctcccacacctctcccccctaCCACCGTACCTGGCTACACCTACCAGAGTCACGGTTTGACACCCATTGCACCGTCGGCTCTGACAAACAGTTCTGCAAGTTCTCTCAAAAGAAAAGCTTTCTATATGGCAGGGCAAGGAGAAATGGACTCCAGTTATGGAAATTACAGCTATGGCCAACAGAGATCTACACAGAGTCCCATGTACAGAATGCCCGACAACAGCATTTCAAATGCAAACAGGGGGAATGGCTTTGACAGAAGTGCTGAAACATCATCTTTAGCATTTAAGCCAACAAAGCAGCTAATGTCCTCTGAGCAGCAAAGGAAATTCAGCAGCCAGTCCAGCAGGGCTCTGACACCCCCTTCCTATAGTACTGCTAAAAATTCATTGGGCTCAAGAACAAGTGAATCTTTTGGGAAGTATGCCTCCCCCGTAATGAATGACCATGGGGATGAGCATAGGCAGCTCCTCCCTCACCCAATGCAAGGCCCGGGACTTCGTGCAGCTACCTCATCCAACCACTCTGTGGACGAGCAACTGAAGAATACTGATACACACCTCATTGACCTTGTAACCAATGAGATTATCAACCAAGGACCTCCTGTCGACTGGAATGACATTGCTGGCCTAGATTTGGTAAAGGCTGTCATTAAAGAGGAGGTTTTATGGCCGGTGTTGAGGTCAGATGCATTCAGTGGACTGACTGCTCTACCTCGGAGCATCCTTTTATTTGGACCTCGGGGAACAGGCAAAACATTAATGGGTAGATGTATAGCTAGTCAGCTAGGGGCCACGTTTTTCAAAATCACTGGCTCTGGGCTTGTCACAAAGTGGCtaggggaaggagaaaaaattgTTCATGCTTCCTTCCTCGTGGCAAGGTGTCGCCAGCCCTCAGTGATTTTTGTTAGTGACATTGATATGCTTCTTTCGTCTCAAGTGAGTGAAGAACACAGTCCAGTAAATCGGATGAGAACCGAGTTCCTTATGCAGCTGGACACTGTTCTAACTTCTGCTGAGGACCAAATAATAGTAATTTGCGCCACAAGTAAACCAGAGGAAATAGATGAATCTCTTCGAAGGTACTTCATGAAACGACTTTTAATCCCACTTCCTGACAGCACAGCGCGGCACCAGATAATAGTACAACTGCTCTCACAGCACAATTACTGTCTCAATGACAAGGAGGTTGCACTGCTTGTCCAGCGTACAGAAGGCTTTTCTGGACTGGACGTGGCTCATTTGTGTCAGGAAGCCGTGGTAGGCCCACTCCATGCCATGCCAGCCACAGACCTTTCAGCCATTATGCCCAGCCAGCTGAGGCCAGTTACATATCAAGACTTTGAAAATGCTTTCTGCAAGATACAGCCTAGCATATCtcaaaaagagcttgatacatatGTTGAATGGAACAAAATGTTTGGGTGCAGTCAGTGA